In Streptomyces sp. NBC_00704, a genomic segment contains:
- a CDS encoding AIM24 family protein — protein MHGAPGGGPTVYDPMTLPVDDNVNSYTFCVELKGSQWFLQKGKMIAYYGSIDFNGVGHGRLDRLVRTSFHSPLHASDWVVAEGSGKMLLADRAFDVNSYDLDDGNLTIRSGNLLAFQPSLSLKQSIVPGFLTLIGTGKFVAASNGPVVFMEPPLRVDPQALVGWADCPSPCHHYDHGYMTGVMGGLRALTGLGGASGEEHQFEFVGAGTVLLQSTETLMAEQATGVVPHEPGVPGSGAGAGGHGGPGAQSGAPRLPGQLGDLQRRFGL, from the coding sequence ATGCACGGGGCTCCGGGCGGCGGCCCGACGGTCTACGACCCCATGACCCTGCCGGTCGACGACAACGTGAACAGCTACACCTTCTGCGTGGAGCTCAAGGGGAGCCAGTGGTTCCTTCAGAAGGGGAAGATGATCGCCTACTACGGGTCGATCGACTTCAACGGCGTGGGACACGGCCGGCTGGACCGTCTGGTGCGCACTTCCTTCCATTCGCCTCTGCACGCCAGCGACTGGGTGGTGGCGGAGGGCTCGGGCAAGATGCTCCTCGCCGACCGGGCCTTCGACGTGAATTCGTACGATCTGGACGACGGTAACCTGACCATTCGCTCGGGCAATCTGCTCGCTTTTCAGCCAAGCTTGTCGCTCAAGCAGTCGATCGTGCCGGGATTCCTCACGCTCATCGGAACCGGAAAGTTCGTGGCCGCATCCAACGGCCCGGTGGTGTTCATGGAACCTCCCCTCCGAGTGGACCCCCAGGCGCTCGTCGGATGGGCCGACTGCCCCTCCCCGTGCCACCACTACGACCACGGGTACATGACGGGTGTGATGGGCGGTCTACGTGCACTGACGGGCCTCGGCGGGGCCTCCGGCGAGGAGCACCAGTTCGAGTTCGTGGGCGCCGGGACGGTGCTGTTGCAGTCGACCGAGACGCTGATGGCGGAGCAGGCCACGGGGGTGGTTCCGCACGAGCCGGGAGTGCCCGGTTCCGGGGCCGGCGCGGGCGGGCACGGGGGTCCCGGAGCGCAATCCGGCGCACCGCGCCTTCCCGGACAGCTGGGGGACCTCCAGCGTCGCTTCGGGCTGTGA
- a CDS encoding DUF3817 domain-containing protein, producing the protein MDLKTASALRRLRLVSAPEAVSFLLLLVCSVLKRTTDFNGVPVMGAVHGLLFVLYVLFWADAWNRTKWSLKTAALYFVLSVLPTGGFFAERRLRREAEDAVIASRVRKEGVVNA; encoded by the coding sequence GTGGACCTGAAGACCGCCTCCGCCCTCCGCCGACTGCGTCTGGTCTCGGCCCCCGAAGCCGTGTCCTTTCTCCTGCTGCTCGTCTGCTCCGTGCTGAAGCGCACCACCGACTTCAACGGCGTGCCCGTGATGGGCGCGGTCCACGGCCTGCTGTTCGTCCTGTACGTGCTCTTCTGGGCGGACGCCTGGAACCGCACGAAGTGGTCGTTGAAGACCGCGGCCCTCTACTTCGTCCTCTCCGTTCTGCCGACCGGCGGCTTCTTCGCCGAGCGCAGGCTGCGCCGCGAGGCCGAGGACGCGGTCATCGCCTCCCGCGTGCGCAAGGAAGGCGTGGTGAACGCGTGA
- a CDS encoding DUF3817 domain-containing protein: MKKSVLTRYRVLAYVTGVLLVLLCLSMIAKYGLDMDGAADFTRVIAIAHGWLYVVYLIFAFDLGSKAKWPVGKQLWVLLAGTIPTAAFFVERRISHELAGRTADAAPAPVEA, from the coding sequence ATGAAAAAGAGCGTGCTGACCCGCTACCGCGTCCTGGCCTACGTCACCGGTGTCCTGCTGGTACTGCTGTGCCTGAGCATGATCGCCAAGTACGGCCTGGACATGGACGGCGCCGCGGACTTCACCCGTGTCATCGCCATCGCGCACGGCTGGCTCTACGTGGTCTACCTGATCTTCGCCTTCGACCTGGGCTCCAAGGCGAAGTGGCCGGTCGGCAAGCAGCTGTGGGTCCTGCTGGCCGGGACGATCCCCACGGCCGCGTTCTTCGTCGAGCGCAGGATCAGCCACGAGCTGGCCGGCCGGACCGCGGACGCGGCCCCGGCGCCCGTCGAGGCGTGA
- a CDS encoding TetR/AcrR family transcriptional regulator yields the protein MQIRTPACRPGRPRSAAADTAILAATREALVELGWSKLTLGDVATRAGVAKTTLYRRWAGKNELVVDAVAELFGELELPDRGSLAADIEGVVLQFAAILARPEAKSGLMAAVAESTRDDALRERIRASIVDPQKGLVLEGRARAQARGELPPETDPAEAARTVDLIFDVVAGAVVHRTLVSAEPADEEWVRGFTRVLLQGLSSASLPADDA from the coding sequence ATGCAGATCCGCACTCCCGCCTGCCGTCCCGGCCGTCCGCGCAGCGCCGCCGCGGACACCGCGATCCTGGCCGCGACGCGGGAGGCCCTGGTCGAGCTGGGCTGGTCGAAACTGACCCTGGGGGACGTCGCCACGCGGGCCGGGGTCGCCAAGACGACCCTGTACCGCCGGTGGGCCGGCAAGAACGAACTGGTCGTCGACGCGGTCGCGGAACTCTTCGGCGAACTCGAACTCCCCGACCGCGGCAGCCTGGCGGCCGACATCGAGGGCGTGGTCCTTCAGTTCGCGGCGATCCTGGCCCGCCCGGAGGCCAAGAGCGGGCTGATGGCGGCCGTCGCCGAGTCCACCCGCGACGACGCGCTGCGCGAGCGCATCCGCGCCTCCATCGTCGACCCGCAGAAGGGGCTGGTCCTGGAGGGCCGGGCCCGCGCGCAGGCCCGCGGCGAACTCCCCCCGGAGACCGACCCGGCGGAGGCCGCGCGCACGGTCGACCTCATCTTCGACGTGGTCGCGGGGGCGGTGGTGCACCGCACCCTGGTCAGCGCGGAACCGGCCGACGAGGAGTGGGTGCGCGGCTTCACGCGCGTACTGCTGCAAGGCCTGTCGTCGGCGTCCCTCCCGGCCGACGACGCCTGA
- a CDS encoding MarR family winged helix-turn-helix transcriptional regulator: METETATRWLTDAEQCAWRTHLEVNRLLTYQLEKDLQPFSLTMNDYEILVNLSESEGHRMRMSDLASATLQSKSRLSHQITRMENADLVRRENCESDRRGLYAVLTEHGMETMQKVSPHHVDSVRRHFIDLLSPEALTELSKALKPVAEHLRGHRGRP; encoded by the coding sequence ATGGAGACCGAAACGGCCACCCGGTGGCTGACCGATGCGGAGCAGTGCGCCTGGCGTACCCATCTGGAGGTCAACAGGCTGTTGACGTACCAGCTCGAAAAGGATCTCCAGCCGTTCAGCCTGACCATGAACGACTACGAGATCCTGGTGAACCTCTCCGAGTCGGAGGGCCACCGGATGCGGATGAGCGACCTCGCGTCCGCCACCCTCCAGTCCAAGAGCCGCCTCTCGCACCAGATCACCCGCATGGAGAACGCGGACCTGGTGCGCCGTGAGAACTGCGAGTCGGACCGCCGGGGCCTGTACGCGGTGCTGACCGAGCACGGCATGGAGACGATGCAGAAGGTCTCGCCGCACCATGTGGACTCCGTGCGGCGGCACTTCATCGACCTCCTCTCCCCCGAGGCCCTGACCGAACTCTCCAAGGCCCTCAAGCCCGTCGCGGAACACCTCCGCGGCCACCGGGGACGCCCGTAG
- a CDS encoding MarR family winged helix-turn-helix transcriptional regulator: MPKPLSLPFDPIARADELWKQRWGNVPSMSAITSIMRAHQILLAEVDAVVKPYGLTFARYEALVLLTFSKEGELTMSKIGERLQVHPTSVTNTVDRLVRSGLVDKRPNPNDGRGTLAVITDKGREVVEAATRDLMAMDFGLGVYDAEECGEIFAMLRPLRVAAHDFED; this comes from the coding sequence GTGCCGAAACCGCTCAGTCTCCCTTTCGACCCCATCGCCCGCGCCGATGAGCTCTGGAAGCAGCGCTGGGGGAACGTGCCGTCCATGTCCGCGATCACGTCGATCATGCGCGCGCACCAGATCCTGCTCGCCGAGGTGGACGCCGTGGTCAAGCCGTACGGCCTGACGTTCGCGCGGTACGAGGCGCTGGTGCTGCTCACCTTCTCCAAGGAGGGCGAGCTGACGATGTCGAAGATCGGCGAGCGGCTCCAGGTGCACCCCACGTCGGTGACCAACACCGTCGACCGGCTGGTGCGTTCGGGCCTGGTCGACAAGCGTCCCAACCCCAACGACGGACGCGGCACGCTCGCCGTCATCACCGACAAGGGCCGCGAGGTCGTCGAGGCCGCCACCCGCGACCTGATGGCGATGGACTTCGGGCTCGGGGTGTACGACGCGGAGGAGTGCGGGGAGATCTTCGCGATGCTGAGGCCCCTGCGCGTGGCGGCGCACGACTTCGAGGACTGA
- a CDS encoding tetratricopeptide repeat protein, whose amino-acid sequence MQPRNMSMSGVVDLAAVKAAQEAKAKAEQTRAEAARQGGAGAVSPADLVIDVDEAGFERDVLQRSAEVPVVIDFWAEWCQPCKQLSPVLERLAVEYNGRFLLAKIDVDANQMLMQQFGVQGIPAVFAVVAGQALPLFQGAAGEAQIRQTLDQLVEVAEQRFGLTGLTVDADAAPDADQPVAAEPVGPYDALLEAAVQALDAGDFGGAVQAYKNVLADDPGNSEAKLGLAQAELLHRVGGMDPQQVRKDAAERPKDPEAQIAAADLDLVGGHVEDAFGRLIDTVARTAGDDRDAVRLRLLELFEVVGPEDPRVAAARRALARALF is encoded by the coding sequence ATGCAGCCACGGAACATGTCCATGAGCGGAGTCGTCGACCTCGCCGCGGTGAAGGCGGCCCAGGAGGCCAAGGCGAAGGCGGAGCAGACGCGCGCCGAAGCGGCCCGGCAGGGCGGCGCGGGGGCCGTCTCCCCGGCAGATCTCGTCATCGACGTCGACGAGGCGGGGTTCGAGCGGGACGTCCTGCAGCGGTCCGCCGAAGTGCCCGTCGTCATCGACTTCTGGGCGGAGTGGTGCCAGCCCTGCAAGCAGCTGAGCCCCGTCCTGGAGCGGCTCGCCGTCGAGTACAACGGCCGCTTCCTGCTCGCCAAGATCGACGTCGACGCCAACCAGATGCTGATGCAGCAGTTCGGGGTGCAGGGCATCCCGGCGGTGTTCGCGGTCGTCGCCGGGCAGGCGCTGCCCCTCTTCCAGGGGGCCGCCGGCGAAGCGCAGATCCGCCAGACCCTCGACCAGCTGGTGGAGGTCGCCGAGCAGCGGTTCGGGCTCACCGGCCTGACCGTCGACGCCGACGCCGCGCCGGACGCCGACCAGCCGGTCGCGGCCGAGCCCGTCGGGCCGTACGACGCCCTGCTCGAAGCCGCCGTACAGGCCCTGGACGCCGGTGACTTCGGCGGCGCCGTGCAGGCCTACAAGAACGTGCTCGCCGACGACCCGGGCAACAGCGAGGCCAAACTCGGTCTCGCGCAGGCCGAGTTGCTCCACCGGGTGGGCGGCATGGACCCGCAGCAGGTGCGCAAGGACGCCGCCGAGAGGCCGAAGGACCCCGAGGCGCAGATCGCCGCGGCCGACCTGGACCTGGTGGGCGGTCACGTCGAGGACGCGTTCGGGCGGCTCATCGACACCGTGGCCCGCACCGCGGGCGACGACCGGGACGCCGTGCGGCTGCGGCTGCTCGAGCTGTTCGAGGTGGTCGGGCCCGAGGACCCAAGGGTCGCGGCCGCCCGGCGCGCGCTGGCGCGCGCCCTGTTCTGA
- a CDS encoding PepSY domain-containing protein, producing the protein MKRKLVIAAVAASVVIGGGAAVALADDGPHDGRARGAAAGPAAAGRSEAAGSSKLTAAEAIGAALRHTPGTAVGAGLEDDGADAGAWHVDVVRTDGSEYTVALSPAGTVTGAHRDAEDDAEDADEAQDDDAADAAEARAERAALKGVEVDAREAALAVTGKGAVTEVDLDADGRAAVWSVETAGGGEWLVDPRTGKVAQDPDA; encoded by the coding sequence ATGAAGCGCAAGTTGGTCATCGCCGCCGTCGCCGCGTCCGTCGTGATCGGCGGGGGTGCGGCGGTCGCCCTCGCCGACGACGGGCCGCACGACGGCCGGGCGCGGGGCGCGGCCGCCGGTCCGGCGGCGGCGGGCCGGTCCGAGGCGGCGGGTTCCTCGAAGCTCACCGCGGCGGAAGCGATCGGGGCCGCGCTGCGGCACACCCCGGGCACAGCGGTCGGCGCCGGCCTGGAGGACGACGGCGCCGACGCGGGCGCCTGGCACGTGGACGTCGTCAGGACCGACGGGTCCGAGTACACCGTCGCCCTCTCCCCCGCCGGCACGGTGACCGGCGCGCACCGCGACGCGGAGGACGACGCGGAGGACGCGGACGAAGCCCAGGACGACGACGCCGCCGACGCCGCCGAGGCGCGGGCCGAGCGGGCCGCGCTGAAGGGTGTGGAGGTCGACGCCCGCGAGGCCGCGCTCGCCGTCACCGGCAAGGGCGCGGTGACCGAGGTCGACCTCGACGCCGACGGCCGCGCCGCGGTCTGGAGCGTGGAGACCGCCGGGGGCGGCGAATGGCTGGTCGACCCGCGCACGGGCAAGGTCGCACAGGACCCCGACGCCTGA
- a CDS encoding MTH1187 family thiamine-binding protein, translating to MIVAFSVTPLGVGEDVGEYVAEAVRVVRESGLPNRTDAMFTSVEGEWDEVMDVVRRAVAAVEERAPRVSLVLKADIRPGVTDGLTSKVATVERHLTS from the coding sequence GTGATCGTCGCCTTCTCGGTCACCCCGCTGGGCGTCGGCGAGGACGTCGGCGAGTACGTCGCGGAAGCCGTACGCGTCGTCCGCGAGTCGGGCCTGCCGAACCGCACGGACGCCATGTTCACCTCCGTCGAGGGCGAGTGGGACGAGGTGATGGACGTCGTCCGGCGCGCCGTGGCCGCCGTCGAGGAACGGGCGCCCCGCGTCTCCCTGGTCCTGAAGGCGGACATCCGCCCCGGCGTCACCGACGGCCTGACGTCGAAGGTGGCCACCGTGGAGCGGCACCTGACGTCCTGA
- a CDS encoding sensor histidine kinase: MRRRFGSVRARATLGATLVVAVALLAAGTAVLLSLRANLTGQADAQAERTARTVAAQLAVGTPYGDLSSMDDDERPVQILDAGGARVAVSEDVERIAVSGADGAPGEAGEDLDPGEIDDDTRFADGSATVDGESAGHRFAVVEVHDPRKGPLAVYAGAPLGAERSAVRTALTALLVGFPLLLAVVASVTWLVTRRALGPVEAIRREMAAITASADLGRRVPEPDTHDEVARLARTTNETLAALEASVERGRRFIADASHELRSPIASLRTQLEVGAAHPALLDVAGAVEDTVRLQRLAADLLLLARLDAGEAPAPGRRVDLAALAREEAAHRAGVTVQVEPAGLGRVAGEAGCVEEAGCVEVAGSRGQLGRVLANLLDNAQRHARSAVTVTVRRETAEGRRWAVVAVADDGDGVPEAERERVFERFVRLDAARGRDEGGAGLGLAIARDVAVRHGGTLTVRQTPEGGALFELRLPVVRGVSS, encoded by the coding sequence GTGAGGCGGCGGTTCGGCTCCGTGCGGGCGCGGGCGACGCTCGGCGCCACCCTCGTCGTCGCGGTCGCCCTGCTCGCGGCCGGGACGGCCGTCCTGCTGTCGCTGCGCGCCAACCTGACCGGGCAGGCCGACGCCCAGGCCGAGCGGACCGCGCGGACCGTCGCCGCCCAACTCGCCGTCGGCACACCGTACGGAGACCTCTCCTCGATGGACGACGACGAGCGGCCCGTCCAGATCCTCGACGCCGGCGGCGCCCGGGTGGCCGTGAGCGAGGACGTGGAGCGCATCGCCGTGTCCGGGGCGGACGGCGCTCCCGGCGAGGCCGGCGAGGACCTCGACCCCGGTGAGATCGACGACGACACCCGCTTCGCCGACGGCTCGGCGACCGTCGACGGGGAGAGCGCCGGCCACCGGTTCGCCGTCGTCGAGGTCCACGACCCGCGCAAGGGACCGCTCGCCGTGTACGCGGGGGCGCCCCTGGGGGCCGAGCGGAGCGCGGTGCGCACGGCGCTCACCGCGCTGCTGGTCGGCTTCCCGCTGCTCCTCGCGGTCGTCGCGAGCGTGACGTGGCTCGTCACCCGGCGGGCGCTGGGCCCGGTGGAGGCGATCCGGCGCGAGATGGCCGCGATCACGGCCTCCGCCGACCTGGGCCGCAGGGTGCCCGAGCCGGACACGCACGACGAGGTGGCCCGCCTCGCCCGGACCACGAACGAGACGCTGGCCGCGCTGGAGGCGTCCGTGGAGCGCGGCCGCCGGTTCATCGCCGACGCCTCGCACGAGCTGCGCAGCCCGATCGCCTCGCTGCGCACCCAGCTGGAGGTGGGCGCGGCGCATCCCGCACTGCTGGACGTCGCGGGAGCCGTCGAGGACACCGTACGGCTGCAACGTCTGGCCGCCGACCTGCTGCTGCTCGCCCGGCTGGACGCGGGGGAGGCGCCGGCGCCGGGGCGGCGGGTCGATCTGGCGGCCCTGGCCCGCGAGGAGGCCGCGCACCGGGCCGGCGTGACCGTGCAGGTGGAGCCCGCGGGCCTGGGGCGGGTGGCCGGGGAGGCCGGCTGCGTGGAGGAGGCCGGTTGTGTGGAGGTGGCCGGATCGCGGGGGCAGTTGGGGCGGGTGCTGGCCAACCTGCTCGACAACGCGCAGCGGCACGCTCGTTCGGCCGTCACGGTGACCGTGCGCCGGGAGACGGCGGAGGGCAGGCGGTGGGCGGTCGTCGCGGTCGCCGACGACGGGGACGGGGTGCCCGAGGCGGAGCGGGAGCGCGTCTTCGAGCGTTTCGTACGGCTCGACGCGGCCCGCGGCCGGGACGAGGGCGGGGCGGGGCTGGGGCTGGCCATCGCCCGGGACGTCGCCGTGCGGCACGGCGGCACGCTCACGGTCCGGCAGACGCCGGAAGGCGGAGCCCTGTTCGAGCTCCGCCTTCCGGTTGTCCGGGGTGTGTCGTCCTGA
- a CDS encoding response regulator transcription factor: MRLLIVEDEKRLALSLAKGLTAEGYAVDVVHDGLEGLHRAGGSPYDLLILDIMLPGMNGYRVCSALRAAGHDLPILMLTAKDGEYDEAEGLDTGADDYLTKPFSYVVLVARVKALLRRRAQGVGASPVQVLGELTVDAAARRVFLSEHEVALTAKEFAVLEHLVVRAGEVVSKAEILDHVWDFAYEGDLNIVEVYVSALRRKLGAGLIATVRGAGYRLERPRRPEATR; encoded by the coding sequence ATGCGTCTGCTGATCGTCGAGGACGAGAAACGCCTCGCCCTGTCCCTGGCCAAGGGCCTGACCGCCGAGGGCTACGCCGTCGACGTCGTCCACGACGGGCTGGAGGGGCTGCACCGGGCGGGCGGGTCGCCGTACGACCTGCTGATCCTCGACATCATGCTGCCCGGCATGAACGGCTACCGCGTCTGCTCCGCCCTGCGCGCCGCCGGCCACGACCTCCCCATCCTCATGCTCACCGCCAAGGACGGCGAGTACGACGAGGCGGAGGGCCTGGACACGGGCGCGGACGACTACCTCACCAAACCGTTCTCCTACGTCGTCCTGGTCGCCCGGGTGAAGGCGCTGCTGCGCCGGCGCGCACAGGGCGTCGGCGCCTCCCCGGTGCAGGTCCTGGGCGAGCTGACGGTGGACGCCGCCGCCCGCCGCGTGTTCCTGAGCGAGCACGAAGTGGCGCTCACCGCCAAGGAGTTCGCCGTGCTGGAGCACCTCGTGGTGCGCGCGGGCGAGGTGGTCTCCAAGGCCGAGATCCTGGACCACGTCTGGGACTTCGCCTACGAGGGCGACCTCAACATCGTCGAGGTCTACGTCAGCGCGCTGCGGCGCAAGCTGGGCGCCGGGCTCATCGCGACCGTGCGCGGCGCCGGTTACCGGCTGGAGCGGCCCCGGCGGCCGGAGGCGACGCGGTGA
- a CDS encoding AIM24 family protein, whose amino-acid sequence MTFREINSKIVEASVLPGQRLYSQRGAMLAYRGEVSFTPNVQGGQGGVMSMIGRRLANESTPLMTVEGSGTVLFGHGGHHVQVIRLSGDTLYVEADRLLAFEGTLQQGTMFLGSQGGVMGIVRGQVSGQGLFTTTLKGQGAVAVMAHGGVFEVPITPQRPVHVDPQAYVAHHGDVRNKLSTALGWRDMVGRGSGEAFQLELSGSGAVFVQASEEKL is encoded by the coding sequence ATGACATTCCGCGAGATCAACTCCAAGATCGTCGAGGCGTCCGTGCTCCCCGGGCAGCGGCTCTACAGCCAGCGCGGCGCGATGCTCGCGTACCGCGGCGAGGTGTCGTTCACGCCCAACGTCCAGGGCGGGCAGGGCGGCGTGATGTCCATGATCGGGCGGCGGCTCGCGAACGAGTCCACGCCGCTGATGACCGTCGAGGGCAGCGGCACGGTCCTCTTCGGGCACGGCGGCCACCACGTCCAGGTCATCCGGCTCAGCGGCGACACGCTGTACGTCGAGGCGGACCGGCTCCTCGCCTTCGAGGGCACGCTCCAGCAGGGCACGATGTTCCTGGGCTCCCAGGGCGGGGTCATGGGCATTGTCCGCGGCCAGGTCAGCGGACAGGGGCTGTTCACCACCACCCTCAAGGGCCAGGGGGCCGTCGCCGTGATGGCCCACGGCGGGGTCTTCGAGGTCCCGATCACCCCGCAGCGCCCGGTCCACGTCGACCCCCAGGCCTACGTCGCCCACCACGGCGACGTCCGCAACAAGCTGTCGACCGCGCTCGGCTGGCGGGACATGGTGGGCCGCGGCTCCGGCGAGGCGTTCCAGCTGGAGCTGAGCGGCAGCGGTGCGGTGTTCGTCCAGGCGTCGGAGGAGAAGCTGTGA
- a CDS encoding matrixin family metalloprotease, with product MAGRRGPGGLGRALTALVLTVTASLAAARAGEAAHPPACPPARGELTVEDFPAGSSVRDCHAVGRVVTHDGAGLAVPEPGTTVSVDALTADGSARGFTVAVAPDGTVSYAYDAEHAQARPYRPHRRDDAPASCSDGAYSTAGRKEYGTYEWFLGDGPLPAHLSRAEARHAFSSAVAAITTSRNDCGYDDAVTAKARYLLTTGHEAGIDREARCVHRDGLSVWDAGDIGPDAVATTCSWSRPVPGGPEELLEADVRFNVRDFAFTDRPSDACTRAYDLRSVATHEAGHVFGLGHAGEGHENLTMYASSFACSTAARTLGKGDVLGLRSLY from the coding sequence GTGGCAGGGCGGCGCGGACCGGGCGGTCTCGGCAGGGCGCTCACGGCGCTCGTACTGACGGTGACGGCGTCGCTGGCGGCGGCCCGCGCGGGGGAGGCGGCTCACCCGCCCGCGTGCCCGCCCGCGCGCGGCGAACTCACCGTGGAGGATTTCCCCGCGGGCTCGTCGGTGCGGGACTGCCACGCCGTGGGCCGCGTCGTCACCCACGACGGCGCGGGCCTGGCGGTCCCCGAACCCGGCACCACGGTCAGCGTCGACGCCCTCACGGCGGACGGCTCGGCACGCGGCTTCACGGTGGCCGTCGCGCCCGACGGCACGGTCTCCTACGCCTACGACGCCGAGCACGCGCAGGCCCGCCCGTACCGCCCGCACCGCCGGGACGACGCCCCCGCCTCCTGCTCCGACGGCGCGTACTCGACCGCCGGACGCAAGGAGTACGGCACGTACGAGTGGTTCCTGGGCGACGGACCGCTGCCCGCCCACCTCTCCCGCGCGGAGGCCCGGCACGCCTTCTCGTCCGCCGTCGCCGCCATCACCACGAGCCGCAACGACTGCGGCTACGACGACGCCGTCACCGCGAAGGCCCGGTACCTGTTGACCACCGGCCACGAGGCGGGCATCGACCGCGAGGCCCGCTGCGTGCACCGGGACGGTCTGAGCGTGTGGGACGCGGGCGACATCGGCCCCGACGCCGTCGCCACGACCTGCTCCTGGAGCCGGCCGGTGCCGGGCGGCCCGGAGGAACTGCTGGAAGCAGACGTCCGCTTCAACGTCCGCGACTTCGCCTTCACCGACCGTCCGTCGGACGCCTGCACGCGCGCGTACGACCTGCGCAGCGTCGCCACGCACGAGGCAGGGCACGTCTTCGGCCTGGGCCACGCCGGCGAGGGACACGAGAACCTCACCATGTACGCCAGCTCGTTCGCCTGCTCCACCGCCGCCCGCACCCTCGGCAAGGGCGACGTCCTCGGCCTGCGCAGCCTCTACTGA
- the meaB gene encoding methylmalonyl Co-A mutase-associated GTPase MeaB, which translates to MQDVSSLAAQAREGRPRAVARLISLVEGASPQLREVMATLAPLTGNAYVVGLTGSPGVGKSTTTSALVTAYRRQGRRVGVLAVDPSSPFSGGALLGDRVRMSEHASDPGVYIRSMATRGHLGGLAWAAPQAIRVLDAAGCDVILVETVGVGQSEVEIASQADTSVVLLAPGMGDGIQAAKAGILEIGDVYVVNKADRDGADATARELNHMLGLGEARAPGDWRPPIVKTVASRAEGVDDVVQALEKHRAWMEERGVLAERRRSRAAREVETIAVTALRERIGDLHGDRRLSALAERIVSGTLDPYRAADELVAGLTEG; encoded by the coding sequence ATGCAGGACGTCTCCTCACTGGCCGCCCAGGCCAGGGAAGGCCGGCCACGGGCCGTGGCCCGGCTGATCTCGCTGGTCGAGGGGGCGTCCCCGCAGTTGCGGGAGGTCATGGCGACCCTGGCCCCGCTCACCGGCAACGCCTACGTCGTGGGCCTGACCGGTTCGCCCGGCGTGGGCAAGTCGACCACGACGTCCGCGCTCGTCACCGCGTACCGCAGGCAGGGCAGGCGGGTCGGCGTGCTGGCCGTCGACCCGTCCTCGCCGTTCTCCGGCGGCGCGCTGCTCGGCGACCGGGTCCGGATGTCCGAGCACGCCTCGGACCCCGGCGTCTACATCCGCTCCATGGCCACCCGAGGCCACCTCGGCGGCCTCGCGTGGGCGGCCCCGCAGGCGATCCGCGTGCTGGACGCGGCGGGCTGCGACGTGATCCTGGTCGAGACGGTCGGCGTCGGCCAGTCGGAGGTGGAGATCGCCTCCCAGGCGGACACCAGCGTGGTGCTGCTCGCCCCCGGCATGGGCGACGGCATCCAGGCCGCCAAGGCCGGGATCCTGGAGATCGGCGACGTCTACGTCGTCAACAAGGCGGACCGGGACGGCGCTGACGCCACCGCGCGGGAACTGAACCACATGCTCGGCCTCGGCGAGGCCCGTGCGCCCGGTGACTGGCGGCCGCCCATCGTGAAGACGGTCGCCTCCCGCGCCGAGGGCGTCGACGACGTCGTCCAGGCACTGGAGAAGCACCGGGCCTGGATGGAGGAGCGCGGCGTCCTCGCCGAGCGGCGCCGCTCGCGTGCGGCCCGCGAGGTCGAGACGATCGCCGTCACCGCCCTGCGCGAACGCATCGGCGACCTGCACGGCGACCGCAGGCTGAGCGCCCTCGCCGAACGCATCGTCAGCGGCACGCTCGACCCCTACCGCGCGGCGGACGAACTGGTGGCGGGCCTCACGGAGGGGTGA
- a CDS encoding AIM24 family protein yields the protein MFRLQGSKVLAVDMTGDAVKAKNGSMVAYDGQMAFKKLSGGGEGVRGMVTRRLTGEQMTVMEVRGQGTCWFADRASEINLVRLQGDKLYVESSNLLATDAGLRTGTSFTGLRGATQGNGLFTTTVEGSGQAAITSDGPAVVLRVSPQYPLTVDPGAYIAHQGDVRQSFQSGVTFRTFMGEGGGEAFQIRFEGNGLVYVQPSERNTIAGDV from the coding sequence ATGTTTCGACTCCAAGGCAGCAAGGTGCTCGCCGTCGACATGACCGGGGACGCCGTGAAGGCGAAGAACGGCTCGATGGTCGCGTACGACGGACAGATGGCCTTCAAGAAGCTCAGCGGCGGCGGCGAGGGCGTCCGGGGCATGGTGACCCGGCGGCTCACCGGCGAGCAGATGACGGTGATGGAGGTGAGGGGGCAGGGCACGTGCTGGTTCGCCGACCGCGCTTCCGAGATCAACCTCGTCCGGCTCCAGGGCGACAAGCTCTACGTCGAGTCGAGCAATCTGCTCGCGACCGACGCGGGCCTGCGCACGGGCACGAGCTTCACGGGGCTGCGCGGCGCGACGCAGGGCAACGGGCTGTTCACGACGACCGTCGAGGGGAGCGGCCAGGCCGCGATCACCTCGGACGGGCCGGCCGTGGTGCTGCGCGTCAGCCCGCAGTACCCGCTGACCGTCGACCCGGGGGCGTACATCGCGCATCAGGGCGACGTCCGCCAGTCCTTCCAGTCCGGTGTGACGTTCCGCACCTTCATGGGCGAGGGCGGCGGCGAGGCCTTCCAGATCCGCTTCGAGGGGAACGGCCTGGTGTACGTCCAGCCGAGCGAGCGCAACACGATCGCGGGGGATGTGTGA